A window from Hemicordylus capensis ecotype Gifberg chromosome 2, rHemCap1.1.pri, whole genome shotgun sequence encodes these proteins:
- the NDUFA13 gene encoding NADH dehydrogenase [ubiquinone] 1 alpha subcomplex subunit 13 gives MAAAAAGKVKQDMPPPGGYGPIDYKRHLPRRGLSGYSLFSLGIGIFCFGYYSMVKWNRERRRLNIEDLEARIAILPLLMAEDDRRTLRILRQNLDEEAKIMKDVPGWKVGESLFHTTRWVPPTVDELFYLHPQSELDNAKYGCQFYT, from the exons atggcggcggcggcggccgggaaGGTGAAGCAGGACATGCCGCCACCGGGCGGATACGGCCCCATTGACTACAAGAGGCACCTGCCCCGCCGGGGACTCTCTG GCTACAGCCTGTTTTCCTTGGGCATTGGCATTTTTTGCTTTGGCTACTACTCCATGGTCAAGTGGAACCGGGAAAGGAG GCGCTTGAACATTGAAGACCTAGAAGCGCGAATTGCTATTTTGCCGCTGCTGATGGCTGAGGACGATCGAAG GACACTCCGCATCTTACGGCAGAATCTCGACGAAGAGGCCAAGATCATGAAGGATGTTCCTGGATGGAAG GTGGGAGAATCCTTATTCCACACCACCCGCTGGGTGCCGCCCACTGTAGACGAACTTTTCTACTTGCACCCGCAAAGCGAGCTGGATAACGCCAAATACGGCTGTCAGTTCTACACCTGA